The region CCTTGTCGACCAGCCCTTCCAGCACCATCAGCAGCTTGCGGATGTCCTCGAAGTGCAGACCGGTGGTCGGCTCGTCGAGCACGTAGACCGTCCGACCGGTGGAGCGCTTCTGCAGCTCGGACGCGAGCTTGACCCGCTGTGCCTCACCGCCGGAGAGGGTGGGCGCGGGCTGACCGAGGCGTACGTAGCCCAGGCCGACGTCGACCAGGGTCTTGAGGTGCCGGTGGATGGCCGGGATGGCGGAGAAGAACTCGGCGGCCTCCTCGATCGGCATCTCCAACACGTCCGAGACGGTCTTGCCCTTGTAGTGCACCTCCAGGGTCTCCCTGTTGTACCGGGCGCCCTTGCAGACCTCGCAGGGGACGTACACGTCGGGCAGGAAGTTCATCTCGATCTTGATGGTGCCGTCGCCGGAGCACGCCTCGCAGCGCCCGCCCTTGACGTTGAAGGAGAACCGTCCCGGGCCGTAGCCGCGTACCTTCGCCTCGGTGGTCTCGGCGAACAGCTTGCGGACGTGGTCCCAGACCCCGGTGTAGGTGGCCGGGTTGGAGCGCGGTGTCCGGCCGATGGGCGACTGGTCCACGCCGACGACCTTGTCGACGTGCTCCAGACCGGAGACCCGGGTGTGCCGGCCGGGCACCAGCCGGGCGCCGTTGATCTGGTTGGCCAGCACCGCGTACAGGATGTCGTTGACCAGCGTCGACTTCCCCGACCCGCTGACCCCGGTGACCGCGATCAGCTGCCCGAGCGGGAACCCGACGGTCAGGTTGCGCAGGTTGTGCTCCCGCGCGCCGTGCACCACCAACTCCCGTGCCGGGTCCTGCGGGCGGCGCGTCGACGGTGTCGGGATCGACCGACGCCCGGACAGGTACGCCCCGGTGATCGACTCCTTGTTCTTCAGCAGCGCGGGCACCGAGCCGCTGTGCACGATCTTGCCGCCGTGCTCACCGGCGCCGGGCCCGATGTCGACGATCCAGTCGGCGACGCGGATGGTGTCCTCGTCGTGCTCGACCACGATCAGCGTGTTGCCCAGCCCGCGGAGCCGGATCAGCGTCTCGATCAGCCGGTGGTTGTCACGCTGGTGCAGCCCGATCGACGGTTCGTCCAGCACGTAGAGAACGCCCACCAGACCCGAGCCGATCTGGGTCGCGAGCCGGATGCGCTGCGCCTCCCCGCCGGACAGGGTGCCGGCCGGCCGGTCCAGGGAGAGGTAGTCCAGACCGACGTCGAGCAGGAACCGCAGCCGGGCGTTGATCTCCTTGAGGACCCGCTCGGCGATCAGCTTCTGCCGGTCGCTCAGCTCGATGCCGGCGAGCAGGTCGGCGCACTCCCCCACGGACAGGTTGCAGACCTCGGCGATGCTCTTGCCCGCGAGGGTGACCGCGAGCACCTCGGGCTTGAGTCGGGCGCCCCCGCACGCCGCGCACGGCACGTCGCGCATGTAGCCCTCGTACTTGTCGCGGGACCACTCGGACTCGGTGTCGGAGTGCCGGCGCTCGATCCAC is a window of Micromonospora sp. WMMD961 DNA encoding:
- the uvrA gene encoding excinuclease ABC subunit UvrA, with protein sequence MADRLIIRGAREHNLRDVSLDLPRDALIVFTGLSGSGKSSLAFDTIFAEGQRRYVESLSSYARQFLGQMDKPDVDFIEGLSPAVSIDQKSTSRNPRSTVGTITEVYDYLRLLFARIGEPHCPVCGERISRQSPQQIVDRVLAMAEGTKFMVLAPVIRGRKGEYVDLFAELQAKGYARARVDGVVHPLTEPPKLKKQEKHTIEVVIDRLTVKPSAKQRLTDSVEAALGLSSGLVLLDFVDLPEDDPDRERRYSEHLACPNDHPLAIEDLEPRVFSFNAPYGACPECTGLGTKKEVDPELLIPDPERSLREGAIQPWSTGHNLEYFLRLLEALGEAQHFDVDTPWRALPARAQKTILHGSDDQVHVRYRNKYGRERSYYTGFEGVVQWIERRHSDTESEWSRDKYEGYMRDVPCAACGGARLKPEVLAVTLAGKSIAEVCNLSVGECADLLAGIELSDRQKLIAERVLKEINARLRFLLDVGLDYLSLDRPAGTLSGGEAQRIRLATQIGSGLVGVLYVLDEPSIGLHQRDNHRLIETLIRLRGLGNTLIVVEHDEDTIRVADWIVDIGPGAGEHGGKIVHSGSVPALLKNKESITGAYLSGRRSIPTPSTRRPQDPARELVVHGAREHNLRNLTVGFPLGQLIAVTGVSGSGKSTLVNDILYAVLANQINGARLVPGRHTRVSGLEHVDKVVGVDQSPIGRTPRSNPATYTGVWDHVRKLFAETTEAKVRGYGPGRFSFNVKGGRCEACSGDGTIKIEMNFLPDVYVPCEVCKGARYNRETLEVHYKGKTVSDVLEMPIEEAAEFFSAIPAIHRHLKTLVDVGLGYVRLGQPAPTLSGGEAQRVKLASELQKRSTGRTVYVLDEPTTGLHFEDIRKLLMVLEGLVDKGNTVITIEHNLDVIKTADWLIDMGPEGGHRGGTVLATGTPEEVAEVAESHTGEFLRQVLKLDGKAKGAAAATTRAAKANGTTKARASRKVPAGAR